In the Bacteroidales bacterium genome, one interval contains:
- a CDS encoding Mrr restriction system protein yields the protein MKTTSRSTKIAQKTIYAAFIILKEAGGEMRGKEVVDKIRETVEFDDYEIHVYEKTGYIRWESVFHFYTIDCMKAGYLRKQKGVWYLTDEGEKAIQLGPEKLLETATEKYREWDTKNKKKKVDSPDEIEGAGEKAQKQIALLDQYESRALDGIREYIIDKNPYEFQDMVSALLKAMGYYIAFIAPKGRDGGIDIIAYTDPLGVKSPRIIVQVKHRPDTSISSDDIQRLSGTMKRSSDFGLFVTSGSFSSPAFIEARSADKHIELIDFTKFVNLWQEYYTKMPDDDKNLLPLQPIYFLGSNE from the coding sequence ATGAAAACAACGTCCAGAAGCACCAAAATCGCTCAAAAAACAATTTACGCAGCCTTCATTATTCTCAAAGAAGCTGGTGGTGAAATGCGGGGAAAAGAAGTAGTGGACAAAATAAGAGAAACTGTCGAGTTTGATGACTATGAAATCCATGTTTATGAAAAAACAGGGTATATAAGATGGGAAAGCGTCTTCCATTTTTACACCATTGATTGTATGAAAGCCGGTTACTTGAGAAAGCAGAAAGGTGTTTGGTACTTAACTGATGAAGGTGAGAAGGCAATTCAGCTCGGCCCGGAGAAGCTTCTTGAGACAGCCACAGAGAAATATCGAGAATGGGATACAAAGAATAAAAAGAAGAAGGTAGACTCGCCTGATGAAATTGAGGGTGCTGGAGAAAAGGCACAAAAACAAATAGCACTACTTGATCAATATGAATCTCGTGCTTTAGACGGTATTCGTGAATACATAATTGACAAGAACCCTTATGAGTTCCAGGATATGGTTTCTGCTTTACTCAAAGCAATGGGATATTACATAGCTTTTATCGCACCTAAAGGTCGGGATGGTGGAATTGATATTATCGCTTATACCGATCCACTTGGTGTTAAATCTCCTCGAATTATAGTCCAGGTAAAGCATCGTCCCGATACCAGCATTTCCTCTGATGACATTCAACGGTTATCAGGTACAATGAAGCGCAGCAGTGATTTTGGGCTTTTTGTTACCTCTGGTTCCTTTAGCTCACCTGCTTTTATTGAGGCAAGGTCTGCTGACAAACATATTGAACTCATTGACTTTACCAAGTTTGTTAATCTATGGCAGGAATACTACACTAAAATGCCTGATGATGACAAAAACCTACTTCCCTTACAACCGATCTACTTTTTAGGAAGCAATGAATAG